The Endozoicomonas montiporae CL-33 genome contains a region encoding:
- the tolB gene encoding Tol-Pal system beta propeller repeat protein TolB — protein sequence MVRWFATFALLLLVQMALALPARAELTIEITHGNDRAVRMAVAPFSFDGKTILPEDMAGTISDDLRLSGLFDPLKREDMLSFPSKESNVFYRDWKVLGASYLVIGQVSQSGGQYTVHYQLFDVLRQRSILKGQVKGVESQLRTMAHTISDAVYEKITGIPADFSTRLMYVTAQRHSIDHTDYQLNYADADGKRARVIVRSKEPILSPAWSPDGRRIAYVSFEAGKPAIFLQELATGKRQKLTDYKGLNSSPVFSPDGKKVALVLSKDGNPNIYVKDLASGKLSQLTKHFSIDTEPDWMPDGNSIVFTSNRGGSAQIYQLDVKHQSDGSVQPVGNPRRLTFKGRFNARAKVFPDGKSLALVHKGQGAAEFNIAILDLDTNRLRLLTSAQLEDSPSVSPGGRRLIYAVQGGETGELGIVTADGRVKYRLPSATGDVREPVWGPAVR from the coding sequence ATGGTCAGATGGTTTGCAACCTTTGCCCTGCTGCTTCTGGTTCAAATGGCTCTGGCGCTTCCGGCAAGGGCTGAGCTGACCATTGAAATTACCCATGGTAATGACCGGGCTGTGCGCATGGCGGTGGCACCGTTCAGCTTCGACGGCAAGACCATTTTGCCGGAGGATATGGCCGGAACGATCAGTGATGACTTACGACTCAGCGGGTTGTTCGATCCACTGAAGCGTGAAGATATGCTCAGTTTTCCCAGTAAAGAATCCAACGTTTTTTATCGCGACTGGAAAGTGCTGGGGGCTTCCTATCTGGTGATTGGTCAGGTCAGCCAGAGTGGCGGGCAGTACACCGTGCATTATCAGCTGTTTGATGTTCTGCGCCAGCGCTCCATTCTGAAAGGGCAGGTGAAGGGCGTAGAGAGTCAGCTGCGTACCATGGCGCATACCATCAGTGATGCCGTGTATGAAAAAATCACTGGCATTCCTGCAGACTTTTCAACCCGGCTGATGTATGTCACCGCCCAGAGGCACAGCATTGATCACACCGATTATCAATTAAACTATGCCGATGCCGATGGCAAACGGGCGCGTGTGATTGTACGTTCGAAAGAGCCTATTCTGTCGCCAGCGTGGTCGCCGGATGGACGTCGTATCGCTTACGTTTCTTTTGAGGCGGGTAAGCCTGCTATCTTCTTGCAGGAGCTGGCAACGGGTAAGCGACAGAAGCTGACCGATTACAAAGGTCTGAACAGCTCGCCGGTCTTTTCTCCGGATGGCAAGAAAGTGGCTCTGGTGCTGTCCAAGGACGGTAATCCGAATATTTATGTGAAGGATCTGGCTTCTGGCAAGCTCAGTCAGCTGACCAAGCATTTCTCTATTGATACCGAGCCGGACTGGATGCCCGATGGTAACAGTATTGTGTTTACCTCCAATCGTGGCGGCAGTGCCCAGATCTACCAGCTGGATGTCAAACATCAGTCTGATGGCTCCGTGCAGCCGGTAGGCAACCCTCGTCGTCTGACATTTAAAGGGCGTTTTAATGCACGGGCAAAAGTTTTCCCGGATGGTAAGTCGCTGGCCCTGGTACACAAGGGGCAGGGTGCAGCAGAATTTAACATTGCAATTCTTGATCTGGACACCAATCGACTCAGGTTGTTGACGTCGGCACAGTTGGAAGATTCACCCAGTGTATCTCCGGGCGGGCGACGTCTGATCTATGCTGTTCAGGGGGGAGAGACTGGTGAACTGGGTATTGTCACTGCTGATGGTCGGGTAAAATACCGGTTACCGTCGGCGACAGGCGATGTCCGTGAACCTGTCTGGGGGCCTGCGGTTAGGTAA
- a CDS encoding OmpA family protein codes for MRIANYVKAATFAASALWLAGCASTGGESTSSVETSITPEETVVTENVVIETMPVLDPAVQAVMDSGDVQASAEEVEMLLDRDTFNFAFDSSRLSDSDYKALDVQAAYLNSDQGKGKKIIVQGHTDERGTRTYNLALGERRANAVKDYLEAKGVASSRIEVISFGFEKPVDPAHNEAAWAKNRRAQIVIN; via the coding sequence ATGCGAATTGCCAATTATGTTAAGGCAGCCACCTTCGCAGCTTCTGCCCTGTGGCTGGCAGGTTGTGCTTCTACCGGTGGTGAAAGTACATCCAGTGTAGAAACCTCGATAACACCGGAAGAAACCGTGGTCACTGAGAATGTAGTGATTGAAACCATGCCCGTACTCGATCCGGCGGTTCAGGCTGTTATGGACAGCGGTGATGTTCAGGCCAGTGCTGAAGAAGTTGAAATGCTGTTGGATCGTGACACCTTCAATTTTGCCTTTGACAGCTCCAGGCTGAGTGACAGTGACTATAAGGCATTGGACGTGCAGGCCGCTTACCTGAATTCCGATCAGGGTAAAGGCAAGAAAATTATTGTGCAGGGACATACTGACGAGCGTGGAACCCGCACCTACAACCTGGCTCTGGGAGAGCGTCGCGCCAATGCCGTTAAAGATTATCTGGAAGCCAAAGGCGTTGCCAGCAGCCGCATTGAAGTGATCAGCTTTGGTTTCGAAAAGCCGGTTGATCCTGCTCATAATGAAGCCGCCTGGGCCAAGAACCGTCGCGCACAGATTGTCATTAACT